In a single window of the Serratia quinivorans genome:
- the barA gene encoding Signal transduction histidine-protein kinase BarA, which produces MTKYSLRARMMILILAPTLLIGLLLSTFFVVHRYNELQEQLVDAGASIIEPLAVASEYGMTFRSRESVRQLVSLLHRRHSDIVRSITVFDAQNNLFVTSNYHHNFTQLQLPKGVPIPTDLMLTRRGDSLILRTPILAESQYPDQAASSDPQQDNRLGYVAIELDLQSVRLQQYKEVFVSTLLLLLCMCIAILFAYRLMRDVTGPIRNMVNTVDRIRRGQLDSRVEGFMLGELHMLKNGINSMAMSLTAYHEEMQQNIDQATSDLRETLEQMEIQNVELDLAKKRAQEAARIKSEFLANMSHELRTPLNGVIGFTRQMLKTEMSVTQTDYLQTIERSANNLLTIINDVLDFSKLEAGKLVLEHIPFALRETLDEVIVLLAPSAHEKGLELTLDVHNDVPEQVIGDSLRLQQIITNLLGNAIKFTETGNIDIRVELRGQQERQMELEVQIHDTGIGISERQQSQLFQAFRQADASISRRHGGTGLGLVITQKLVKEMGGDICFHSQLNRGSTFWFHITLDLHEGMLSLPSNLPDLQGKTLGYIEANPMAAQATLNMLSVTHLVITHSPTLAQLPKKNYDFLLVGVPIPFRENMAQHESKLLAALKIADRVILALPCQSQINAEQLKQQGAAGCLIKPITSNRLFPLLRMETPPRLAALPEHKRLPLTVMAVDDNPANLKLIGTLLAEQVEKTLLCESGEEALQLARDNVLDLILMDIQMPNIDGIRTSELIRQLPHHNSTPIVAVTAHAVSGEREHLLQAGMDDYLAKPIDEAMLTRVLARYYSGEPEPETAVNQPLLSLDWPLALRQAANKPDLAHDLLQMLLDFLPQVSGRVQAILDGTPDDGILDLIHKLHGSCSYSGVPRLKQLCFYLEQQLRQGVSNDELEPEWLELLDEIELVSQAARAHLA; this is translated from the coding sequence ATGACCAAATACAGCCTGCGGGCGCGCATGATGATCCTGATTCTGGCCCCAACGCTGTTGATTGGTCTGTTGCTCAGCACCTTCTTCGTAGTGCATCGCTACAATGAATTGCAGGAACAGCTGGTTGACGCCGGTGCCAGTATTATCGAACCGCTGGCGGTGGCCAGCGAGTACGGCATGACGTTCCGCAGCCGCGAGTCGGTCAGGCAGTTGGTCAGCCTGTTGCACCGCCGTCATTCAGATATCGTGCGCTCGATTACGGTATTCGACGCGCAGAATAATCTGTTTGTCACCTCCAATTATCATCACAACTTTACCCAACTGCAGTTGCCGAAAGGGGTACCCATCCCCACCGACCTGATGCTGACGCGGCGGGGCGACTCACTGATCCTGCGCACCCCGATCCTGGCGGAGAGCCAGTATCCGGACCAGGCCGCCAGCAGCGATCCCCAGCAGGACAACCGCCTGGGCTATGTGGCGATCGAGCTGGATCTGCAGTCGGTCCGGTTACAGCAATACAAAGAGGTGTTTGTCTCTACCCTGCTGCTGCTGCTGTGCATGTGTATCGCCATTTTGTTCGCTTACCGCCTGATGCGTGACGTTACCGGCCCGATCCGCAATATGGTCAATACCGTTGACCGCATCCGCCGCGGCCAGCTCGACAGCCGCGTCGAAGGCTTTATGCTCGGCGAACTGCACATGCTGAAGAACGGCATTAACTCGATGGCGATGTCGCTCACCGCCTACCACGAAGAGATGCAGCAGAATATCGACCAGGCCACCTCCGATCTGCGCGAGACGCTGGAGCAAATGGAGATCCAGAACGTCGAGCTGGATCTGGCAAAAAAACGCGCCCAGGAAGCGGCGCGCATCAAATCCGAATTCCTGGCGAACATGTCGCACGAGCTGCGTACCCCGCTCAACGGCGTGATCGGTTTTACCCGCCAGATGCTGAAAACCGAAATGAGCGTCACCCAGACCGACTATCTGCAAACCATCGAGCGCTCGGCCAACAACCTGCTGACCATCATCAACGACGTGCTGGACTTCTCCAAGCTGGAGGCTGGCAAGCTGGTGCTGGAGCATATCCCGTTCGCGCTGCGCGAGACGCTGGACGAAGTGATAGTGCTGCTGGCGCCCAGCGCCCATGAGAAAGGGCTGGAGTTGACGCTGGACGTGCACAACGACGTGCCGGAACAGGTGATTGGCGACTCCTTGCGGCTGCAACAGATCATTACCAACCTGCTGGGCAACGCGATCAAATTTACCGAAACCGGCAACATCGATATCCGCGTCGAGCTGCGCGGCCAGCAAGAGCGCCAGATGGAGCTGGAAGTACAAATCCATGACACCGGCATTGGCATCTCAGAACGGCAGCAGTCACAGCTGTTCCAGGCGTTCCGTCAGGCGGATGCCAGCATTTCGCGCCGTCACGGCGGTACCGGCCTGGGGCTGGTGATCACCCAGAAGCTGGTGAAAGAGATGGGCGGCGATATCTGTTTCCACAGCCAGCTGAACCGTGGTTCGACCTTCTGGTTCCATATCACCCTCGACCTGCACGAGGGCATGCTGTCGCTGCCGTCGAACCTGCCGGATCTGCAAGGCAAGACCCTGGGCTATATCGAAGCCAACCCGATGGCGGCGCAGGCGACGCTGAATATGCTGAGCGTCACCCATTTGGTGATCACCCATTCGCCAACGCTGGCCCAGTTGCCGAAGAAGAATTACGACTTCCTGCTGGTCGGGGTACCGATCCCGTTCCGTGAGAATATGGCGCAGCACGAAAGCAAGTTGCTGGCGGCGCTGAAAATCGCCGATCGGGTGATTCTGGCCCTGCCCTGCCAATCGCAAATCAACGCCGAACAGCTTAAACAACAGGGTGCGGCCGGTTGCCTGATCAAGCCGATCACCAGCAACCGTCTGTTCCCGCTGCTGCGCATGGAAACACCGCCGCGCCTCGCCGCCCTGCCGGAACATAAGCGCCTGCCGCTGACGGTGATGGCGGTCGATGATAATCCGGCCAATCTGAAGCTGATTGGCACTCTGCTGGCCGAGCAGGTGGAAAAGACCCTGCTGTGCGAAAGCGGCGAAGAAGCGCTGCAACTGGCACGCGACAACGTGCTGGACTTGATCCTGATGGATATTCAGATGCCCAATATTGACGGCATTCGTACCAGCGAGTTGATCCGCCAACTGCCGCACCACAATTCGACGCCGATCGTCGCCGTCACCGCCCATGCCGTCAGCGGCGAACGTGAGCATTTGCTGCAGGCCGGGATGGATGACTATCTGGCCAAGCCGATTGACGAAGCGATGCTGACGCGCGTACTGGCGCGTTACTACAGCGGCGAGCCGGAGCCGGAAACTGCGGTCAATCAACCACTGCTGTCGCTCGACTGGCCGTTGGCGTTGCGTCAGGCGGCGAACAAGCCCGATCTGGCGCATGACCTGCTGCAGATGCTGCTCGATTTCCTGCCGCAGGTCAGCGGACGGGTACAAGCGATACTGGACGGCACGCCGGATGACGGCATTCTCGATTTGATCCACAAGCTGCACGGCAGTTGCAGCTACAGCGGCGTACCGCGCCTGAAACAGCTGTGTTTCTACCTTGAACAGCAGTTACGTCAGGGCGTTAGCAACGACGAGCTGGAGCCGGAATGGCTGGAACTGTTGGATGAGATTGAGCTGGTCAGCCAGGCGGCTCGCGCTCATCTGGCCTGA
- the degP gene encoding Periplasmic serine endoprotease DegP precursor translates to MKKTALVLSALAFSIGMAMGPMTASAAETASSSTQQLPSLAPMLEKVMPSVVSINVEGSTTVNTAKMPPQFQQFFGEDSPFCQDGSPFQASPMCQGGEPGAPGQGTQQKFQALGAGVVIDAAKGYVVTNNHVVDNANKIQVQLNDGRKFDAKVIGKDPRSDIALIQLKDFKNLTAIKMADSEQLRVGDYTVAIGNPYGLGETATSGIVSALGRSGLNIENYENFIQTDAAINRGNSGGALVNLNGELIGINTAILAPDGGNIGIGFAIPSNMVKNLTAQMVEYGQVKRGELGIMGTELNSELAKAMKVDAQRGAFVSQVMPKSSAAKAGIKAGDVIVTMNGKAISSFASFRAEIGTLPVGSKMSLGIIRDGKPVTVDVTLEQSAQTQVESGNIYTGIEGAELSNGQAGAQKGVKVDNVKAGSAAARIGLKKGDFILGVNQQPIQNLGELRKILDSKPSVLALNILRGDTTLYLLMQ, encoded by the coding sequence ATGAAAAAAACCGCATTAGTTCTGAGCGCATTGGCATTCAGTATTGGTATGGCGATGGGTCCGATGACGGCCAGCGCCGCAGAAACCGCTTCTTCCAGCACTCAACAATTGCCAAGCCTGGCACCGATGCTGGAAAAAGTGATGCCTTCCGTGGTGAGCATTAATGTTGAAGGCAGCACCACGGTCAATACGGCGAAGATGCCGCCGCAGTTCCAACAGTTCTTCGGTGAAGATTCACCGTTCTGCCAGGACGGTTCACCGTTCCAGGCTTCGCCGATGTGTCAGGGTGGCGAGCCGGGTGCACCGGGTCAGGGGACCCAGCAGAAATTCCAGGCGCTGGGCGCCGGGGTGGTGATTGATGCCGCGAAAGGCTACGTGGTGACCAACAATCACGTGGTGGATAACGCCAATAAAATTCAGGTCCAATTGAACGACGGCCGTAAATTTGACGCCAAGGTGATCGGTAAGGATCCACGTTCCGATATCGCGCTGATCCAACTGAAAGACTTTAAAAATCTGACGGCGATCAAAATGGCAGACTCCGAACAACTGCGAGTAGGTGATTACACCGTCGCGATCGGCAACCCGTATGGGCTGGGTGAGACCGCCACTTCTGGCATCGTATCTGCGCTGGGCCGCAGCGGCTTGAATATCGAAAACTACGAGAACTTCATCCAGACCGATGCTGCGATTAACCGCGGTAACTCCGGTGGTGCGTTGGTTAACCTGAACGGTGAACTGATCGGCATTAACACCGCCATTTTGGCACCGGACGGCGGCAACATCGGTATCGGCTTCGCCATCCCGAGCAACATGGTGAAAAACCTGACGGCGCAGATGGTCGAATATGGCCAGGTGAAACGCGGCGAATTGGGCATTATGGGTACCGAACTGAACTCTGAGCTGGCGAAAGCGATGAAAGTGGACGCGCAGCGCGGGGCATTTGTCAGCCAGGTGATGCCGAAATCTTCGGCCGCCAAGGCGGGTATCAAGGCCGGTGATGTGATTGTTACCATGAACGGTAAAGCCATCTCCAGCTTCGCCTCGTTCCGTGCGGAAATCGGTACTTTGCCGGTCGGCAGCAAAATGTCGCTGGGTATTATCCGCGACGGCAAACCGGTTACCGTGGACGTCACGCTGGAGCAAAGCGCCCAGACTCAGGTTGAATCCGGCAATATCTACACCGGTATTGAAGGCGCCGAACTGAGCAATGGTCAGGCTGGCGCTCAGAAAGGCGTGAAGGTCGATAACGTCAAGGCCGGCAGCGCTGCCGCACGTATCGGCCTGAAAAAAGGCGACTTTATCCTTGGGGTTAACCAGCAGCCGATCCAGAACCTGGGCGAACTGCGTAAAATCCTCGACAGCAAACCGTCGGTACTGGCGCTGAATATCCTGCGCGGTGATACCACGCTGTATCTGCTGATGCAGTAA